CGCTGACGATCACGAGCCCGAACAAGATCCGGCTGATCGCCGACGGTGACCGCAAGAACGTCTTCAGCGCGGGCGACACCGTGGCCGACGCGCTCGCGAGCCTCGGCATCACGCTCGGCGCCCTGGACGAGGTCGACCCCCGTCCGGCCACGGCCATCAAGGACGGGATGCGCGTCAAGGTCGTCCGGGTGGCGAAGACGGTCCGTACGAAGACCGAGGAGATCGACTTCAAGACGAAGGTTCGCGAGGTCGACTCGATGGACGCCGGCGAGGTCAAGGTCGTCCGCAAGGGCAAGCCTGGCACGGCCAAGGTGACGTACGAGATCGTGCGCGCGGACGGCAAGGTCCGTAGCCGCAAGGTCGTCAAGACGGTCGTCGTCACGCCGGCCACGGCACAGATCGAGCGTCACGGCACCAAGCCGTCGACCCCGTCGATCGACGCGGGTGACGGCTCGGTCTGGGACCGCCTCGCCAAGTGCGAGTCGGGCGGCAACTGGAGCATCAACACGGGCAACGGCTACTACGGCGGGCTGCAGTTCAACCTCGGGACGTGGCGTGCGTACGGCGGCCAGGGCTACCCGCACGAGAACTCGCGCGAGCAGCAGATCGCCGTCGCGACCAAGCTGCGTGACGCCAACGGCGGCAGCTACGGCAGCTGGCCGCACTGCGCCGCCCAGCTGGGGCTCCCGACCTGACCGGCGACGTACGCCTCCTGGGCCCCGGCGACATCCGTTCTCTCGCCGCGGAGCTCGACGTCGTCCCGACGAAGAAGCGTGGGCAGAACTTCGTCATCGACGCCAACACGGTCCGCAGGATCGTGCGCGCTGCCGGAGTGGGTCCGGACGACGTCGTGCTCGAGATCGGCCCCGGGCTGGGGTCGCTGACCCTGGCCCTGCTCGACCAGGTGCGGCACGTGGTCGCGGTCGAGGTCGACGAGCGGCTCGCGACGGCGCTCCCGGCGACCATCGAGACGTTCGCACCGACCCGCGGCGGCGACGTCGACGTGCTCCACGCCGACGCCCTCCAGGTGACGGAGCTCCCGGGGCCGGCGCCGACGGCGCTGGTCGCGAACCTGCCGTACAACATCTCGGTCCCGGTCCTGCTGCACTTCTTCGAGCTCGTCCCGACCATCGAGCGGGGGCTGGTCATGGTCCAGGCCGAGGTCGCCGACCGGTTGGCGGCGGGGCCCGGCTCGCGGACGTACGGCGTGCCGAGCCTGAAGTCGTCCTGGTACGCCGACGTCCGTCCCGCGGGTCGGGTGGGCCGGAACGTGTTCTGGCCGGCCCCGAATGTCGACTCCGGTCTCGTCGCGTGGACGCGCCACGACCCTCCTGCGGACGCCGACCGCTCGCGCGTGTTCGCGGTCGTGGACGCCGCCTTCGCCCAGCGGCGCAAGACCCTGAGGGCGGCACTGGCCGGGATCGCCGGCGGCCCCGACCGGTCCGAGGCCGCGCTCGTGGCGGCCGACGTGTCGCCGCAGGCACGAGGCGAGCAGCTGGACCTCGCGGCGTACGTCCGGATCGCCGCAGCGCTCGACGCAGCGGCCGCGGAGGCCACCCAGCCCGACGCGCTCCCGGAGTGAGCTCAGCCCGACGCGCTCCCGGAGTGAGCTCAGCCCGACGCGCTCCCGGAGTGAGCGACCGCCGGACGGTAGGTTGAGCCGGTGCGTACGACGACCGCGCGGGTGCCCGCGAAGATCAACCTCTGCCTCGGCGTCGGCCCTCGACGCGACGACGGCTACCACCCCTTGGCGACGGTCTACCAGGCGGTCGACCTGTGCGACGAGGTCCGCGCGACCGAGGTCGACGACGACGCCGTGACTGTGCGCACGCTGTTCGCGGGTGACGGCACGCGCGAGCAGGCTCCGGTGCCGACCGGTCCCGACAACCTCGCCGTACGCGCCGCGCTCGCGCTGCGTGACGCGTACGCCGTCGATGCGGGCGTGTCGCTCGCCATCCGCAAGGCGATCCCCGTGATGGGCGGCATGGCGGGAGGCTCTGCCGACGCCGCCGCCGCGCTGGTCGCCTGCGACGCGCTGTGGGGCACCCAGGCGACCCGCCGTGAGCTCGAGGAGATCGCCGCGAAGCTCGGCTCCGACGTCCCCTTCCTGCTGCACGGCGGCACTGCTCTCGGCGGCGGGCGCGGCGAGGAGGTCAGTCCGGTCCTGGCGCGCGGCCGGTTCCACTGGGTGTTCGCGATCGCCGACCACGGGCTTTCGACCGCGCAGGTCTACGGCGAGTACGACGTGCTGCACGCCGACACGCCGCTCCCGATGCCCGAGGTGCCGCAGGAGCTCCTCACCGCACTGGCATCCGGCGACGCCGCCGCGCTCGGCCGCGCGTTGTCGAACGACCTCCAGGCTCCAGCGCTCCGTCTGCGTCCGGAGCTCCAGCAGGTCTTCGACGTAGCCGAGGAGGGCGACGCCCTCGGCGCCCTGGTGTCCGGTTCGGGGCCGACGGTGATGGTCCTCGCCGAGGACGCCGTCCACTCCGAGGAGCTGGCCCGCCTGCTGCTGGCGTCCGGAGTCTGCGCCGACGCCGTGCAGGCATCGGGCCCGGAGGCCGGGGCGCATCTCATCTGACGCGTACGCCACGTGGACCCCGGCTAAGCGCTCGCTTAGTATCGGCCCATGTCGACTGACCTGTTCTCTCTCGAAGGCCGCACCGCACTCGTCACCGGAGGGTCGCGCGGCATCGGCCGCATGATCGCCGAGGGCTTCCTCACCCAGGGTGCGCGCGTCTACATCACCGCCCGGAAGGCCGAGGCGTGCGACCGCGCAGCGGCCGAGATGTCCGACCTCGGGACCTGCGTCTCGCTGCCGTCCGACGTCTCGACCGTGGACGGGGTGCGTGAGCTCGTGGCGCGCTTCGGCGAGCTCGAGGACTCGCTGGACATCCTCGTGAACAACGCGGGCGCAGCGTGGGGTGCGCCGTACGCGGAGTTCCCGGAGAGCGGCTGGGACAAGGTCATGGACGTCAACGTCAAGGCGCCCTTCTTCCTGACCCAGGCGCTCACCCCGCTGCTGGCGAAGGCCGCGACGGACCACCCGGCGAAGGTCATCAACATCGCCTCGATCGACGGCCTGTCGCTGAACGCGGACGAGACCTACTCGTACCACGCGAGCAAGGCCGGGCTCGTCCACCTCACCCGCAAGCTCGGGGTCACCCTGGCGCCGGACAACATCGTGGTCAGCGGGATCGCGCCGGGCGCGTTCGCTTCGGAGATGAACCGAACGGCGCGTGACCACTCCGACGCCGTTGCCGCCCGCGTCCCGGCCGGCCGGATCGGGACCTCGGACGACATGGCAGGTGCGGCGATCTACTTGGCGTCTCGCGCCGGCGACTACGTGGTCGGCGAGACGCTCGTGGTCGACGGCGGCGTCACCCACGCGCGCTGAGCGCGACCTTCACCGCACCACGGCGGCGGTCACGCTGAGCTCGATCAGCGCCCCCGGGACCGCGAGCCCGGACACGATCGCCGCCGTGACCAGCGGAGGGGCACCGTCGCGGGCGAGCCGCGGCCCCGCCACGGCGTACGCCGCCTGGACGTCGATCGCCTCGGCGAACAGGATCGTCCAGGCGACGACGTCGTCGAACGTGGCTCCCGCCTCGGCGAGTGCCGTCTCGACGTTGTCGAGGGCTCTCGTGACCTGGGCGGCGGGCTCGTCGGAGACGATCGTCCCGGACTCGTCGACGCCGTTCTGGCCTCCGACGAGGATGGTGGTCGCCCCCGGCGGGATGACGGCGACGTGGCTGAAGGCCGGGCTCTGGACCAGGCCTGACGGACTGTGCAGTGCGATCTCGGTCATGTCTCGACGCTACGGGCGTACCCGGACACCACGTGTCCGGATTGGAGTCGGGATCGGGGACACGTGGTCCGCCTCGTAGGCTGGCAGGGTGACTCCGCCGCAGAACCTCGTGAACCTGGACGGTGTCGACAAGTCCCACGGCACCCGTACGCTGCTGGACTCGGTGAGCCTCGGCGTCGCCGTGACCGACCGGATCGGGGTCGTCGGCCGCAACGGCGGCGGCAAGACCACGCTCCTGCGGGTCCTCTCCCGGATCGAGCCGCCCGACGCGGGCCGGGTCACGCACACGCGGGGCCTGGAGGTCGGGTTCCTCACCCAGGCCGACGAGCTCCACGAGGCGCACACGCTCCGGGAGGCCGTCCTCGGAGGCAAGGCCGACCACGAGTGGGCGTCCGACCCGACCACGCGCGAGGTCGTGACGGTCCTCCTCGCCGGCATCTCCCTCGACCGCATCGTCGAAGGCATGTCCGGCGGCGAGAGGCGGCGCGCGTCCCTGGCGAGGCTCCTTCTCGGCCAGCACGACCTCCTCGTTCTCGACGAGCCGACGAACCACCTCGACATCGACGCCATCGCGTGGCTCGCACGTCACCTGCGCATCCGCGAGTGCGCGATCGTGGTCGTGACCCACGACCGTTGGTTCCTCGACGAGGTCGCGACTCGCACGTGGGAGGTCCATGACGGCGTCGTCGACCAGTACGACGGCGGCTACGCGGCGTACGTGCTGGCGCGTGCGGAGCGTGATCGCCAGGCGGCGGCGACGGAGAGCCGGCGGGCCAACCTGGCGCGCAAGGAGCTCGCCTGGCTCCGGCGGGGTGCGCCCGCGCGGACGTCGAAGCCGAAGTTCCGGATCGACGCCGCGAACGCGCTGATCGCCGACGAGCCGCCGCCGCGGGACCGGCTCGAGCTCGAGCGCTTCGCGACACAGCGGCTCGGCAAGGACGTCGTCGACCTCGAGGACGTCAGCCTCACCCGCGGTACGGCGCGGATCCTCGACCACGCGACCTGGCGGCTCGGCCCCGGCGACCGTGTCGGGCTCGTCGGTCCCAACGGCACCGGCAAGACCTCGGTGATGCGGTTGGTCGCGGGCACCCTCGAGCCCGACCGCGGACGGGTGAAGCGCGGCAAGACCATCTCCGTCGCGTACCTCTCGCAGGCCCTCGACGAGCTCGACCCGCAGGAGCGCGTGCTCGACGCGGTGAGCGGGCCGGAGCTGCGGGCGACCTCGTTGCTCGAGGGGTTCGGCTTCACGGGCGACCTCCTCACCTCACGGATCGGCGACCTGTCCGGCGGTGAGCGCCGCCGCCTCCAGGTGATGCGGCTGCTGCTGTCGGAGCCGAACGTCCTCCTGCTCGACGAGCCGACCAACGACCTCGACATCGACACGCTGACCGTGATCGAGGACTACCTCGACCGGTGGCCCGGCACGCTCGTCGTGGTCTCGCACGACCGCTACTTCCTCGAGCGCGTCACGGACACGGTCTACGAGCTGCCGGGAGACGGGTCCGTACGCATGCTCGTCGGCGGGGTCGACGCGTACCAGCCTCGCGACGTCGCCACGCGCCTGGCCATGTCGGCCGGACGGACACCCGTCGACGTGGTCGCCGCCACGACGGCCTCGGCGGACGCGGGACTGTCGGGTGCCGAGGAGCGCGCGGCGCAGAAGGAGATGGCGCGCATCGACCGTCGTCTGGCCAAGCTCTCGGAGCTCTCGGCAGGCATCGAGAAGCAGATGGCAGACCACCCGACGGACGTCGGGAAGCTGTCCGATCTGCAGGCCAGGCTGACCGAGATCACAGGCGAGAAGGGCGATCTGGAGTCAATCTGGTTGGAGCTCGCAGAGGTGTTAGGTTGACCGGGCCCGGCTGTCAGCGACCTGTATCGGAGTGAGCGTGGCCCGACCCGAATCTGCCGAGTCCTCGCACACGCGGGCCCGGTGGGTCATCCCGATCGCACTCGTCCTCGTCTGGCTGGTTCTCGGTGGTCTGGCCGGCCCGTTCGCCGGGAAGCTGTCGGAGGTGTCGGAGAACGACACGGCGGCCTTCCTGCCCGAGAGCGCGGAGTCGACCGAGGTTGCAGCGATCCAGGCGCAGTTCGCGCCGGACACGGTCCCGCTCGTCATCGTGTGGGAGTCGGACCAGCCGCTCTCGGACGCTGCCCGAGCCGACGTGGCAGAGCAGCTCGAGGCCGTCTCCCGGATCGAGGGGATCGACGGTCCTGCGAGAGGGCCCGTCCCGTCGGAGGACGGCGCGGCGCTCGCGGGGTACGCCCAGATCGATCCGGCGGCCGGTGAGGTCGAGACGGTCGTCGACGACGTCCGCGCCGCGGTCAGCGAGGTGGACGGCGCGACCCCCTATGTCACCGGGCCGGGCGGGTTCGCCGCCGACATCGGCTCCGCGTTCGGGGGCATCGACGGGCTGCTGCTCGGTGTCGCACTGGTCGTCGTCCTGGTGATCCTGCTGGTGGTCTATCGGAGCCCCCTGCTGCCCTTCGCGGTCCTGCTCACCTCCGTCCTCGGGCTCGGTCTCGCCGCGTTCGTGGTCTACCAGCTCGCTGTCGCCGGCGTCCTCGACCTCAACGGGCAGAGCCAGGGGATCATGTCGATCCTGGTGGTCGGCGCGGCCACCGACTACGCCCTGCTCCTCGTCGCGCGCTACCGCGAGGAGCTGCGGGTCCACGACGACCGGTTCACGGCGATGAAGGTCGCGTGGCGTCGTGCGCTGCGACCGGTGATCGCCTCCGGCAGCACCGTGATCCTCGGTCTGCTGTGCCTGCTCCTGTCCGACCTCACCTCGAACCGAAGCCTCGGCCCGGTCGCTGCCCTCGGCATCGCGGCCGCGATGCTCTCCGCACTCACGTTCCTTCCGGCGGTCCTGGTGCTCCTCGGGCGCACGGCCTTCTGGCCGTTCCGCCCGAACGTCGGCAGCGCCAAGCCGGAGGAGTCGGGCATCTGGGGCCGGGTCGCCTCGCTCGTGAAGCACCGCCCGCGTCGGCTGTGGGTCGGCGCCACGCTGGCCCTCGCCCTGGCTGCGGCGTTCGCGCCGACGTTCAGCGCGTCTGGTGTCTCGCAGAGCGACATCCTGCTCGGTGAGTCCGAGGCGGTGAGCGGGCAGGAGGCGCTCACCCGCCACTTCCCCGGAGGGTCCGGCTCTCCTGCGGTCGTCATCGCGCCGGAGGACGACCTCGACGAGGTCGTGCGCATCGTCGATCAGGCCGACGGCGTCGCCACCGTGGCGGCGATGCCCGCAGGCGAAGGCGCGGACGAGTCCCCGAAGGTGATCGACGGCCTCGTGATGATCGAGGTGACGCTGGAGGATCCGGCCGACAGCCACGCCGCGGAGGAGACCGTGCGCGCGCTGCGAGACGAGCTCCACGGGCTCGGCGACGAGGTTCTCGTCGGTGGCGAGACGGCGCAGCAGGTCGACGGCAACGACGTCGCGGAGCACGACCGTACGCTCATCATCCCCGTGGTGCTCATCGTCATCCTGCTCGTGCTCATCGTGCTGCTCCGGTCGGTGCTCGCGCCCGTCCTCCTCGTCGCGACCACCGTGCTGAGCTTCTTCTCGACCCTCGGGGTCGCGGCGCTGGTGTTCGAGCACGGTTTCGGCTGGCCGGGAGCAGACCCGTCGGTGCCGCTGTACGCGTTCGTCTTCCTCGTCGCGCTCGGCATCGACTACAACATCTTCCTGATGACGCGGGTGCGTGAGGAGTCGGCGAAGCGGGGGACCCACGAGGGCATCCTCCACGGGCTGGTGGTGACCGGTGGCGTGATCACGTCCGCCGGCGTGGTCCTCGCTGCCACGTTCTCGGCCCTCGCGGTGATCCCGATCCTGTTCCTGGCGCAGATCGCGTTCCTGGTCGCGTTCGGCGTCCTCCTCGACGCACTCCTGGTGCGCTCGCTGCTCGTGCCCGCGCTGTCGTACGACATCGGCTCGCGCATCTGGTGGCCGAGCAGCCTCCAGCGCCGGCGCTGACCGAGGCTCCGGTCAGCGGTCAGCGGTCAGCGGTCAGCGGTCGGCGGCTTCGCTCACGAGCCGTCAGAGGCGTCGAAGGGGAGGAGCAGGCCGCGCAGCAGCTCGGAGAGCCGGGCGGCGTCGTCCTCACCGAGTGCGGCGAGCAGCTCCCGCTCTCGTGACAGGAGCGCTTCAAGCGCTGCGTCGACGACGGAGCGGCCCTCGTCGGTGAGCCGGACCTGGACTCCGCGCCGGTCAGCGGGGTCGGGCAGACGCTCCACGAACCCGCGCGTCGTGAGCCGGTCGATGCGGTTCGTCATCGTCCCGCTGGTGACGAGGGTCTCGCGCAGGAGCTGGCCGGGCGAGAGCTGGTACGGCTCTCCCGCACGCCGCAGGGCGGACAGCACGTCGAACTCCCAGCCGTCGAGATGCTGGTCGGCGAAGGCTTCGCGCCGAGCGAGGTCGAGATGCCTCGACAGCCGTGAGACCCGGCTCAGGATCTCCATCGGGTCGACGTCGAGGTCGGGGCGCTCACGACGCCACGCGGCGACCAAGCGGTCCACCTCGTCTCGTTCCCACTCAGCCTCTCGCACCTCGCCAGCGTACCGTCAAGATTCTCGACGTCGAGACTCCGCAGTCGGCGATCCGCTGTCAATAGATGTTGACGACTTCGCATGTGTCAACTATCGTTGACGGCATGGCCGATCTGACAGACACCACGGACCGGGACCCCGCCATCGGCCTCCGTGCCGTTCGCGCACTCGGCGATCTCGCCGAGCGCCTCGAGCGGCTCCAGGTCGAACGCGCTCGAGAGCTCGGATGGTCGTGGCAGCAGATCGCCGACGCGCTCGGGGTGTCGCGCCAGGCCGCCCACAAGAAGCACGGCGGGTCCGAGCGACGAGGAGAGGACTGACATGTTCGAGAAGTTCACCGCGACCGCGCGCGCCGCGGTCGTCGAGGCGCAGGCAGAGGCCCGTGACGCGGGAGACCGGCGGATCGAGCCGGTCCATGTTCTGGGTGCGCTCTCGAAGCAGGAGCCGTCCGGCGGAGTGCTCGCGCGGCACGGCATCACGTACGAGGCGCTGCGTGCGGAGATCGTACGCAGCGGGGACGGTGCTCTCGACGCCGCGGCTCTCGCCTCGCTGGGTGTCGACCTCGAGAGCGTCCGTGAGCAGGCCGACGCGACGTTCGGGCCTGGCGCCCTCGACCGGGCGGGGCGCCGCCGGGGGCACCTCCGGTTCGTGCGCGCGAGCAAGGCTGCGCTCGAGCAGGCGCTCCGCGTCACGGTCGCGGGCCCGGGCCGGGAGATCGGCGCGCCACAGCTCCTCGCCGGTGTCCTCGCCGTCGACGACGCGCGAACGGCGGCCGTGCTCGGTGCCGTGTGCGACGACCCCGACACGCTGCGGGCCGAGGTCGCGCGGGCGGTCTCGGGAGAGGCGGCCTGAGTGCCGTCCTGGGACCCGGGGCTCTATCTCACCTACGAGTCCGAGCGAGCGCGCCCGTTCCTCGACCTGGTGGTCCGCGTGCCGACGGAGCCGCGCACGATCGTCGATCTCGGGTGCGGGCCGGGTCACCTCAGTGCAGTGCTCCGCCAGCGCTGGCCGCAGGCACGCATCACCGGTGTCGACTCGTCACCGGAGATGATCGAGCAGGCTCGCCGTGAGGGCGACGGCGAGGGGATCTCGTACGAGCTCGGTGACATCGCGTCGTGGAGTCCGCCGGCGCCGGTCGACCTGGTCGTGTCCAACGCGGCGTTCCAGTGGGTCCCGGAGCAGCTGGAGGTCGTGCCCCGACTGCGTCGCCACGTCGCGCCGGGGGGCGTGCTCGCCTTCCAGGTGCCGGACAACCACGACGAGCCGAACCACGTGCTGCTCCGAGAGCTCGCGGGACGTGCGCCGTACGCCGAGCACGCTGCTGGCCTCGCGACGGCGCGCGGGGTCTCGCCGGCGGCGTACCTCGACGTCCTGGTCGACGACGGGTGGGACCTCGACGTTTGGGGAACGACGTACTTCCATGTGCTCCCGGGAGACGACCCCGTCTTCCGGTGGATCTCGGGCACGGGTGCCCGTCCGGTCCTCCAGGCGCTGCCGCACGAGCTGCGGGCCGAGTTCGTCGAGAACTACAAGGCGGCGCTCCGCGAGGCGTACCCCCGGCGGGAGTACGGGACGGTGCTGCCGTTTCCGAGGACGTTCGTCGTCGCGAAGCGGCGCGTCTGACGGAGTCGCGAAGCGGCGCGTCTGACGGAGTCGCGAAGCGGCGCGTCAGTCTTCGTCGTGCGGCGGTGTCAGGACGGGCTTGACCTCGAGGTTGGAGAGGCCGTTCCACGCGAGGTTGACGAGGTGGGCGGTGACGACGTCCTTGCTGGGCTTGCGGGCGTGCAGCCACCACTGGCCGGTGGTCGAGACCATGCCGACGAGCATCTGGGCGTACATCGGTGCAAGCTTCGACTCGTAGCCGCGTCGTTTGAACTCCCCGACGAGGATGTCCTCGACGCGGCTGGCGACGTCGCCGATGATGCTGACGTACGAACCGTTGGGGGAGCCGCCGACGGGGGCGTCGCGGACCAGGATCCGGAACCCGTCCGAGCTGGTCTCGACGTAGGTGAGCAGCGCGAACGCGGCCTGCTGCAGGAGCTCGCGCGGGCCGCCGCTGGTGAGGGCGCCGCGCATCATGTCGAGCAGCGTGCGGACCTCGCGGTCGACCACCACGGCGTACAGGCCTTCCTTGCCGCCGAAGTGCTCGTAGACGACCGGTTTCGAGACGGAGGCACGGGCCGCGATCTCCTCGACGGTGGTGCCGTCGACCCCGCGGTCCGCGAAGAGGGTCCGGGCGGTCGCGATGAGCTGCTCACGCCGCTCGGCCGCCGTCATCCGCTTGCTGCTGCGCTTCGTCTCCGGATCCGGGTTCTTGGCCACTCTGGGCATTGTGCCGTACGACCTCAGACCAGCAGGGCGACGGCGACCACGGACACCCCGATCCCCAGGCCCGAACCGACTGCCGAGCGGCGCGGGTGCTGGTCGGGGAGGATGCGCAGCTCCGGCCAGCGCACGACGACGCCGGCCACGCCTGCCGCCAGCAGCGCGACGCACGTGCCCCACGCCCCGTAGGCGACAACGGCGGGCAGCTCGCTCCAGGGGACCAAGGATCGAGCGACGGCCAGCAGCGCGATGCCCTGAGCGGTCGCCGAGAGCAGCGCGAGCCGGTCTGCGCCTGGCTTGTTCGGTGGACGCCGCCAGGCCGTGTACGCCCCCGCCGCGAGGAGCACCAGGGCGACGGGAAGCACGAGATAGCGGGCGAGGTCGGTCATCGGGTGCCCTCCAAGATGTCGAGCGCGGCGTCGTCCACGTCGATCGCGGTGTCCGCGAGGACGACCACGCCTCGTCCTCGGGTGCGGTCGAGCGCGACCATCGCGCGGTATCCGCCGGTGCCTCCGTTGTGCCAGGTCGTCCCATCGGCGGACGTGAACCAGGCGAGTCCGATCCGGTCGCCGTCCGCGGCGTCCCAGCGCGGTTCGACGGCGTCGGCGCCCGGTGCGCTCCTGTCGAGCACGGCGCCGATCAGGACGGCGAGGTCGGCGGTGGTGGACCGGATGCCGCCGGCCGGCGCGTAGCCGTCCTGCACCCAGGGCTCCTCTGCCAGGCCGCTCGCCGCCCGGCCGTGGGTCGTAGCGTCCGCGTCGTCCTCGGGGACGGTCGTGTCGGTCAGTCCGAGTGGTTCGAGCAGACGGGTGCGCAGGAGCGCTGCGTAGTCGAGCCCGCTGCGTGCCGCGAGCGCCTGGCCGAGCAGGGCGCCGCCGAGGTTGGAGTACGACACGGAACCTCGCTCATCGCCCACCGACGCCTCGCGGGCTTCGGCGACAAGGTCGTCGACGCTCTCGTAGTACGGATTGCGGTGCCGCAACGTCGCGACGGCGGCGCCGGCCGTGCCCCAGAGCCCGCCACCCATGCGGGGGAGTCCGCTGCGGTGGCTTGCGAGCTCGGCGAGGGTCACGTCGGCCGCCGGGCTGTCTCCGAGATCCAGGTGGTCGCCGAGCGGTTCCTCGAGCGTCACCTCCCCGCGGGCGACCGCGTCGGAGAGCAGCATCGACGTCATCACCTTGGCGACGGAACCGATCTCGTACGGGGTGTGCTCGTTCGCGCCGAAGCCGGCGTAGCGGACGCCGTCGGGCTCGACGAGCGCCACGCTCACCGCGTGGTGGCCGCGCCCCAACGCGTCACGTGTCCTGGCGGCGAGGGCGTCGTCGCCGGACGCGTCCCCGAGCGTTGCGGGATGTGGAGCGAGCAGTGCGCCAAGGGCGACGACGACCGCCGCCGTGACCGCCCCGGCGATTGTTGTCGCGCGGGTCATCGCGTCCCTCCTGCGGCGGTCACCACCGCCAGCAGCGGGACGACGCGATCGGCAGGGACCACGTACTGGCCGCGTGCCGCCGTGGTGAGCCACCCGCCGGCCGTGAGCTGGTTGAGGTGGTGGTAGATCTGGCCGGTCGTTCCTCCACCGAGCTCGGTCAGCAGGTCGGAGGCGGTGCGCGCCCCGTTGAGGACGGCACGAAGGATCTGCATCCGGACCGGGCTGCCCAGCGCCGCGAGGGTGGGGGCGACATCGTCCCACGGCCGGTCGAGCAGCTCGTCGGTGTCGGCGCCGTACTGCCAGACGACCTCTCCGCCATCAGGCACGGTGAGCGAGCCGGCGTACACGACCGTTCCCGCGCCCGGCCTGCGCGCCGCGAGCCCTTCGAGCACCCAGAAGACCTCGGGGTCGTGCGCCGATGGCGCCGCGGGCTGTGCCTCCCCACCCGGGCGTGCTGCTTCGAGGGCGGCCACACGCTGTTCGAGCGCCTCGAGCCGAGCGTCCGTGGAAGATTCCATGTGAACGAGATTACGGAATTACGCAATCACGTACAAGCACAGGTCGTGATTGCGCGACTGGCCGACCGGGTCGACTCTGGGAGGAGACCAACTCCGAGGAGGTCGCCATGCACATCAGCCCACTCGCCAAATGGACCGCGGTCGTCGTGGTCGTCGCGAGCTTCGTGATCTCAGGCCTGACCATCCTGTCGCTCGCGCGCAGCGGTGTGCTCGACGGTGAGCCGTGGGAGCCGGTGGGTACCGCGCTCGCCATCTTCGGTGCGGTCACCGCGCTGATCGTCGGGATCGCCGAGGCCGACATCGGCACCCACAAGACCAAGCGGGACGCTGCCCCGCGCTGAGTCAGGAACCCGGCATGCCCGCGATCGGCGCTGACGCCGACGCGAGTGCCGCTCGTGCGTCGCGGACCACGGCGCGCAGCGCCAGGGCGTAGAGCGCCGCGGCCAGCGCGAGCAGCAGGAGCGCCACGGCGTACTGCCCGTCGACGCCGATCGGCTGCCCGCCGTTCAGCCGGCCGAAGGCGTTGCGGCCGCGGTGCACCGGCGTCAGGAAGTGGAAGACGAAGGTTGCCGCACCGGCGACCCCCAGCTGCAGCACGGTCGATCGTCTCGCGGACACCAGCGCGGCGATCACAAGGCCGGCGCCCGCAGTCAGCACCCCGAAGAACCACAGCCAACGCGCCGCCGTGAAGGCCTTCGGGTAGAAGTCTCCGAGGCACGCCTCGGGGAAGTCGCACTGGTCCTCGGAGTGGATGATCCAGTCCCAGTGCAGCCAGATCTCGAGGAGGCAGAGCAGCAGAGCGGCCGCGATGACGGCAGAGAGGGCGTACCGCCTCACGCGGCGGAGGGGGCTTCGACCCGCTTGGACTCGAGCCGCGACGCGACGGGCCAGCGGACGTCGCGAACCCAGCCGGCCTTCTCCATGAGCCAGATCAGGCGTGCCGAGATGTCGACCTGACCGGGCAGCACGCCGTGGCGAGCGCAGGTCGGGTCGGCGTGGTGGAGGTTGTGCCACGACTCGCCCATCGAAGGGATCGCCAGCCACCACACGTTGCCGGAGCGGTCGCGCGACTTGAACGGCGCCTCGCCCATCGTGTGGCAG
Above is a genomic segment from Mumia sp. Pv4-285 containing:
- a CDS encoding MMPL family transporter; the encoded protein is MARPESAESSHTRARWVIPIALVLVWLVLGGLAGPFAGKLSEVSENDTAAFLPESAESTEVAAIQAQFAPDTVPLVIVWESDQPLSDAARADVAEQLEAVSRIEGIDGPARGPVPSEDGAALAGYAQIDPAAGEVETVVDDVRAAVSEVDGATPYVTGPGGFAADIGSAFGGIDGLLLGVALVVVLVILLVVYRSPLLPFAVLLTSVLGLGLAAFVVYQLAVAGVLDLNGQSQGIMSILVVGAATDYALLLVARYREELRVHDDRFTAMKVAWRRALRPVIASGSTVILGLLCLLLSDLTSNRSLGPVAALGIAAAMLSALTFLPAVLVLLGRTAFWPFRPNVGSAKPEESGIWGRVASLVKHRPRRLWVGATLALALAAAFAPTFSASGVSQSDILLGESEAVSGQEALTRHFPGGSGSPAVVIAPEDDLDEVVRIVDQADGVATVAAMPAGEGADESPKVIDGLVMIEVTLEDPADSHAAEETVRALRDELHGLGDEVLVGGETAQQVDGNDVAEHDRTLIIPVVLIVILLVLIVLLRSVLAPVLLVATTVLSFFSTLGVAALVFEHGFGWPGADPSVPLYAFVFLVALGIDYNIFLMTRVREESAKRGTHEGILHGLVVTGGVITSAGVVLAATFSALAVIPILFLAQIAFLVAFGVLLDALLVRSLLVPALSYDIGSRIWWPSSLQRRR
- a CDS encoding MarR family winged helix-turn-helix transcriptional regulator encodes the protein MREAEWERDEVDRLVAAWRRERPDLDVDPMEILSRVSRLSRHLDLARREAFADQHLDGWEFDVLSALRRAGEPYQLSPGQLLRETLVTSGTMTNRIDRLTTRGFVERLPDPADRRGVQVRLTDEGRSVVDAALEALLSRERELLAALGEDDAARLSELLRGLLLPFDASDGS
- a CDS encoding helix-turn-helix domain-containing protein; this encodes MADLTDTTDRDPAIGLRAVRALGDLAERLERLQVERARELGWSWQQIADALGVSRQAAHKKHGGSERRGED
- a CDS encoding Clp protease N-terminal domain-containing protein, encoding MFEKFTATARAAVVEAQAEARDAGDRRIEPVHVLGALSKQEPSGGVLARHGITYEALRAEIVRSGDGALDAAALASLGVDLESVREQADATFGPGALDRAGRRRGHLRFVRASKAALEQALRVTVAGPGREIGAPQLLAGVLAVDDARTAAVLGAVCDDPDTLRAEVARAVSGEAA
- a CDS encoding methyltransferase domain-containing protein — its product is MPSWDPGLYLTYESERARPFLDLVVRVPTEPRTIVDLGCGPGHLSAVLRQRWPQARITGVDSSPEMIEQARREGDGEGISYELGDIASWSPPAPVDLVVSNAAFQWVPEQLEVVPRLRRHVAPGGVLAFQVPDNHDEPNHVLLRELAGRAPYAEHAAGLATARGVSPAAYLDVLVDDGWDLDVWGTTYFHVLPGDDPVFRWISGTGARPVLQALPHELRAEFVENYKAALREAYPRREYGTVLPFPRTFVVAKRRV
- a CDS encoding TetR family transcriptional regulator; the protein is MPRVAKNPDPETKRSSKRMTAAERREQLIATARTLFADRGVDGTTVEEIAARASVSKPVVYEHFGGKEGLYAVVVDREVRTLLDMMRGALTSGGPRELLQQAAFALLTYVETSSDGFRILVRDAPVGGSPNGSYVSIIGDVASRVEDILVGEFKRRGYESKLAPMYAQMLVGMVSTTGQWWLHARKPSKDVVTAHLVNLAWNGLSNLEVKPVLTPPHDED
- a CDS encoding serine hydrolase domain-containing protein — its product is MTRATTIAGAVTAAVVVALGALLAPHPATLGDASGDDALAARTRDALGRGHHAVSVALVEPDGVRYAGFGANEHTPYEIGSVAKVMTSMLLSDAVARGEVTLEEPLGDHLDLGDSPAADVTLAELASHRSGLPRMGGGLWGTAGAAVATLRHRNPYYESVDDLVAEAREASVGDERGSVSYSNLGGALLGQALAARSGLDYAALLRTRLLEPLGLTDTTVPEDDADATTHGRAASGLAEEPWVQDGYAPAGGIRSTTADLAVLIGAVLDRSAPGADAVEPRWDAADGDRIGLAWFTSADGTTWHNGGTGGYRAMVALDRTRGRGVVVLADTAIDVDDAALDILEGTR